The genomic DNA CTCGAAGAAGATCACGGTGGATGTGAAGGGAGAGATCCTCGAGCTGAAGAACACCATCAATACGATGGTGGACCAGCTCGGATCCTTCGCCGCGGAAGTAACCCGTGTGGCGCGCGAGGTGGGTTCCGAAGGGGAACTCGGCGGCCAAGCGGATGTGAAGGGCGTGGCAGGCACGTGGAAGGACCTCACCGACTCGGTGAACTTCATGGCCGGTAACCTGACGAATCAGGTGCGCAACATTGCCGACGTGACAAAGGCGGTCGCAAACGGCGACCTTTCGAAGAAGATCACGGTGGACGTGAAGGGCGAGATCCTCGAGCTGAAAGCCACGATCAATACGATGGTGGATCAGCTCCGATCCTTCGCCTCGGAAGTGACGCGCGTGGCGCGCGAGGTGGGCTCGGAGGGAGCGCTCGGCGGTCAGGCGAAGGTAGAGGGTGTTTCGGGCACGTGGAAGGATCTCACCGATTCGGTAAACTTCATGGCGTCCAACCTCACCACCCAAGTGCGCAACATCGCGGCGGTGACGACCGCGGTGGCAAACGGCGACTTGAGCCGCAAGATCACGGTGGATGTGAAAGGCGAGATCCTGGAGCTGAAGAACACGGTCAACACGATGGTGGACCAGCTCAACTCCTTCGCCTCGGAAGTGACGCGCGTGGCGCGGGAGGTGGGCACGGAAGGCAAGCTGGCCGGTCAGGCCGAAGTGAAGGGGGTCGCAGGAACCTGGAAGGATCTAACGGATTCGGTGAACTCGATGGCGGGTAACTTGACGAACCAGGTGCGCGGCATCGCGAAGGTGGTGACCGCGGTCGCGAAAGGCGACCTGAACCAGAAGCTGATGGTGGAAGCCAAGGGTGAAGTGGCGGAGCTTGCGGACACGATCAACAGCATGACCAACACGCTCGCCACCTTCGCCGACCAGGTGACGGGTGTGGCGCGCGAGGTGGGTGTGGAAGGACAGCTCGGCGGCCAGGCCCACGTGCCCGGTGCCTCGGGAACCTGGCTGGACCTGACCGACAACGTGAACCAGCTCGCGGCGAACCTCACCACACAGCTCCGAGCGATTGCCGACGTGGCGACCGCGGTGACAAAGGGGGACCTGACGCGAAGCATCCAAGTGTCGGCCCGAGGCGAGGTGGCCTTTGTAAAGGACAACATCAACGAGATGATCCGCAACCTGCGCGACACGACCTCGCGCAACGAGGAGCAGGACTGGTTGAAGACGAACCTCGCGAAATTCACCCGCATGCTGCAGGGGCAGAAGGACCTGCTCACGGTGGGCAAGCTGATCCTGTCCGAGCTGGCCCCGGTGGTCTCCGCCCAGACCGGGATCTTCTACATCATGGATTCCGACGTGGCGGAGCCGGAGCTGCGGATGCTGGCCAGCTACGCCTTCACGGAGCGCAAGCACCTGAGCAACCGCTACCGTCTCGGCGAAGGACTGGTCGGCCAATCGGCACTGGAGAAACAGCCGATCCTGCTAACGAACGTTCCGAGCGACTACATCCAGATCAGCTCGGGCTTGGGCGAGGCCGCGCCGATCAACATCATCGTGCTGCCGATTCTCTTCGAAGGACGGGTCAAGGCGGTGATCGAGCTCGCCTCGTTCCAAGGCTTCAACTCGACCCACGAAACCTTCCTGGTCCAGCTCGCCGAATCGATCGGGATCGTGCTCAACACGATCAAGGCGAACACGCTGACGGAGGATCTGCTGAAGCAATCGCAATCGCTCGCGAGCGAGCTCCAGAACCGCCAGGAAGAACTGGAGCAGACCAACAAGGAGCTGCAGGACAAGGCGGCTCAGCTCGCCGAGCAGAACGAGGAGGTGGAGCGCAAGAACAGCGAGGTGGAGCAGGCACGCATGGCGCTGGAAGGCAAGGCCCAGCAGCTCGCCCTCACCTCGAAGTACAAGTCGGAGTTCCTCGCGAACATGTCCCACGAGTTGCGGACGCCACTGAACAGCCTGCTGATCCTCGCCGATCAACTCGGGTCCAATTACGAAGGCAACCTGACGCCGAAGCAGGTCGAATTCGCCCGCACGATCCTCGGTTCGGGTCGCGACCTGCTGCGCCTGATCAACGACATCCTCGACCTTTCAAAGATCGAATCGGGGAACTTCACGGTCTCGGTCAGCGAAGTGGGAATCAAAGATCTGATGTCCAGTGTGGATCGGACCTTCCGTCATGTGGCGCAGGAGAAGGGCATCGACCTGAGCTTCGAGATCGATTCCGATCTGCCGGCGAAGATTCACACGGACGAACAGCGGCTCGACCAAGTGTTAAAGAACCTTGTATCGAACGCGCTGAAGTTCACCGAGCGCGGCTCGGTAGGCATCACGGTCTCAAGGGTGGCAGGCAGTCGCATGCGCGGCCACTCGGTTCTGAGCGGGGTGCCGGAGGTCATTTCCTTCACCGTGACGGATACCGGGATCGGCATTCCCGAGGAGAAGCAGATGGTGATCTTCGAGGCCTTCCAACAGGCGGACGGGAGCACCAGCCGCCGCTACGGTGGCACCGGGTTGGGACTGGCAATCAGCCGGGAACTGGCACGTCTCCTGGGGGGCGAGATCAACGTGCAGAGCGAGGAGGGTAGGGGCAGCTCCTTCACTCTTTTCCTGCCGTTGCGGCCACCTGCGCTCGCAGGCTTGGAGATCGTGGAAGAGATGGAATCCGCGGAGGCTTCCGACTCCAGTGACCCGGGTCCGGTGATCGACGACGACCGCGCGAACATCTCGCCCGACGATCACGTGGCGCTGATCGTGGAAGACAATCTGGATACAGCAAACCTGCTCCTCTCCAGTGCGCGGGCGAAAGGTTTCAAGGGTGTAGTCGCGACACGAGGCTACGCGGCACTTGCGATGGTGCGCGAATACCGCCCGGATGGTATCACGCTGGATGTAAGCTTGCCGGACATCGACGGCTGGAAGGTTCTCAGCCGCTTGAAGACGGACTTGGCGACGCGCCATGTGCCGGTCTTCGTGGTATCGGCGGACGCCGAACCGGAAAACGCGCTCAAGGAGGGCGCGATCCGCTTCCTGAGCAAGCCGCTGGAACCAGCCAGTGTGGACGAGGTCTTCGAGCGGATGAGGCAGATGCGGGACAATCCGACGGGAAGACTGCTGGTCGTGGAGGACGATGAAACCCAGCGGAACAGCTTGAAGGAGCTTCTTTCCGACACGCCCGATCTGGAAACCGTGGCAAGCGCCGAGGATGCCTTGGAGACCTTGGCTGCCGATGGGAGCTATGACTGCGTGGTCGTGGACCTGATGTTGCCCGGGGCTTCCGGCTTCGAACTCATCGAGGAGATCCGCGCGCGGCATCCGCAGCTTCCGGTGATTGTCTATACCGGGAAGAGTTTATCGCAGGAGGAAGAGGAGACTCTCAACCGGCTGGCCCAAACCATTATCGTGAAGGACGTCAGAAGTCCGGAGCGGCTCTACGATCAAGTGGCGCTGTGGCTGCACCGCAAGGTGGCATCGCTGCCGCAGCCGGGGCGCGAGACGATCCAACGGCTGAATGATCCCAATTCACTGCTGGCAGGGAAGAACGTGCTGATCGTGGACGACGACGTGCGTAATATCTTCGCGATGACGAGCCTGCTGGAGCGCCACAACATGGAGGTGTCCTCCGCGGAGCAAGGGGCGGCGGCGCTGTCCCTGCTGCGGGAGGGCCGCGTCTTCGACGTCATCCTCATGGACATCATGATGCCGGAGATGGACGGCTACGAGGTGATGAAGGCGATCCGCGGGATGTATGGCTTCCAGGAGCTGCCGATTATCGCCCTGACTGCGAAAGCGATGAAGGGCGACCGCGAGAAGTGCATCGATGCCGGCGCCTCCGATTACATTTCCAAGCCTGTGGATACCGATCGCCTGCTGGCGATGCTGCGTAACTGGCTGTATCGATGAGTTATCATCCCCGCATGCCGACCGCCGTGGAAGAAGCACCTCTCACCGCCAGCATCCTCCTTGTCGACGACCGGCCGGACAAGCTGCTGGCGCTTGAGTCGATCCTGGACGGGCTGCATCAGAATCTGGTGAAGGTGCGATCCGGGGATGAGGCCTTGCGAAAACTGCTGGCGCGCGACTTCGCGGTGATCCTGCTGGACGTGAACATGCCGGGACTGGACGGCTTTGAAACCGCTGCGCTGATCCGCCAGCGCAAGCGCTCCGAGGCGACCCCGATCATCTTCATCAGCGCGATCAACGATACGGAGACGCATGTGTCCCGGGGGTATTCGCTCGGGGCGGTGGACTACATCCTGACTCCGGTCATTCCGGAGATCCTCAGGGCCAAGGTGGCGGTCTTCGTCGACCTGTTCCTCAAGACGGAGCAGATCAAGCGGCAGGCGGAGGAACACATGCAGCTTCTCCAGGAGCAAGCGGCGCGTGCCCAGGCAGAGAAGGAGGGCGAGCGGATGAGCTTCCTGGCTGAGGCGGGAAATGTTTTGTCGGCATCGCTCGACTATGACCAAACGTTGCGAAATCTGGCCCGCTTGGTGGTGCCGCGACTCGCGGAGTTTTGCCTGATCGACCGCATCGACGAGGAGGGCAACCTGCATCAGGTGGCGGTGGCGCATCGGGATCCGGCCCAAGAGACGGTGCTCCGGCAGATCCGCTATCCGCAGGTGAACGAGCCCGGACACGGAGCCTATAAAGTCTATCAATCAGGAAAGCCCTATGTGAGGAACCGGGTTGACGAAGCGGTGATCGGCGAATTGGTGCCGGAGGAAGATCGTCCTTTGATCCGTCTTCTGGGGCCGACGGCCTTTGCCGCGGTGCCGTTGAGGGCGCGCGGGGAAGTCATCGGATCGATCACGATGGTGCATACGGCCCAAGGGGCGAGCTACCAAGACGACGATCTGTGGCTGGCGGGCGAGCTGGCGCAGAGGGCCGCAATCGCCCTCGACAATGTGGAGCTCTATCAAAGCACGAAACGGGCTCGCGAGGATGCGGAGGCGGCGAATCAAGCCAAGGATCGCTTCCTGGCCATGCTGAGCCATGAACTGAGGACGCCGCTCACCCCGGTGATCACGCACTTGGTCAAGCTATCGGATGACGAAGAGGTGCCGGACTCCCTGAGGCATCCGCTGGAGGTGATCCGCCGCAATGTGGAACTGGAGGCGCGGCTGATCGACGACCTGCTCGATCTGACGCGGGTGGGAAGCGGCAAGATGCATCTGGAAGCGAAAGTGGTGGATGTGCATGAACTCCTCCGCAATGCGATCGAGATCTGCCGTCCGGACCTGGAGGCAAAGGGGCTTCATCTCGACGTGGATCTCGCCGCGAAAGAGCCGCATGTGAAAGCCGACCCGGCGCGTCTTCAGCAGGTCTTCTGGAATGTTATCAAGAACGCGGTGAAGTTCACCGCGAAGGGATCGATCACGGTTACCTCGGCAGGCGGGCCGGATTCGACGATGGTGATTACCGTTCAGGATACGGGAATCGGGATAGGGGAGAAGATCTTGAGCCGTGTCTTCCAGCCTTTCGAACAGGCGGAGCGAGGAACGCAAGGGGGCTTGGGCCTGGGTTTAGCGATCACGAAATCGCTGGTGGAGCTTCATTCCGGCGAGATCAACGTGACGAGCGATGGCGAGGGTCGGGGCGCGACGGTCACCGTCACGCTGCCGGTGGTGGCAGAGAAGCCGAATGCCGCGACTCATGCGCGCCCGGCGAAGAAGCCCGCGGAGGCGGGACTACGCATTCTCTTGCTGGAAGATCACCCGGATACCAATGAGTCGCTCACGCTGCTGCTGGAGTTGCGGGGCTATCGGGTAAGCTCGGCGATGAATGTGACCGCAGCGCTGGAGCTGGCCTCGAACGAGGACTTCGATCTGCTGCTAAGCGATCTGGGTCTGCCGGACGGCAGCCCGGAGCCGGTGATGAAGAAGGTGGCGGCCCGCAATGGAACCGTGGGAGTGGCCTTGAGCGGATTCGGGATGGAGAAGGATATCGAGATGAGCCGGGGATTCGGCTTCTCGCATCACCTGGTAAAGCCGGTGGACGTGGGGCGGCTGATGGAGATCCTGGAACAGTGCGGTGAAGAAGCCAGAGCGGGCTGCCGGTGAGTAGCGCCTCTAACGGCTCGGCTCGCCGCGGCGCAAGTAGGCGCCGCAGGAATCGCGGATGACCAGGCGCGGTGCCAGCGAGAGATGGCATGGCGGCAGGCTAGCATCGGCGAGGCGATCCATCATGGCGCGGAACGCGGTGAGGGCGATATCCCGGCAAGGCTGCTGGATGGTGGTGAGGGGAGGGGAGACCAAGGTGGCGAACTTCACGTCGTCGAAGCCGAGGACGCGCACGTCTTCCGGCACGCGTACCTTGCTGCGGCCGAGCTCGCGCATGAGCATGGCGGCGGTGTGATCATTCGCGCAGATGTAGGCATCCGGCTGGATGGGGCCGGTGAGGCTGCGCACGAACTTGGTGTCCTCGAATTCGCCGACGTGGATCCAGTTCGGGTCGGGCTTCACGTTCCAGCGTGCGAGGGCTTCGCGGACTCCGGCGATGCGGGCATCAACGGTGGGAGCGGACAGCGGCCGCGCGACAAAGTGGATGCGGGTGCAGCCGAGCTTCAGCAGGTGCTCGGCGAGCATGTAGCCACCGGCGACGTTGTTGATGCCGACCAGATCGAAGTCGCTGCGGTTCGGGAAGGGGACGAGATCGCGGTCTAACAGGACGACGGGGATGCCGGCCTCGCGCATCATCACGGCCAGATCGCGGTTGGCGGCTTCCTTCTCCTTCACCAGCTCGTAAGGGGCGAAGAATACCCCGCTGACGCGGCGTTCGATGAACTGCTGGCAGAGCTGCTCGGATTGCTTGAGGGTGAGGTCCGGGTCGTGGCGCGGCTGATCCGAGCCGCCCCAGACAAGCCCGTAGTCATGCAAGCGGGCGAGGCTGGCAATCTCCCCGCAGATCAGTTGGAAGATCTCGGTATTGCCCAAGCCGGGAACGAGCAGTGCTAACAGCTTGCTGGCAGCTCCGCTCTTGGGTCCCTGACGGACGAAGGTACCGGAGCCCGCTCGACGCTCCAAGAGCCCCTCCTCCCCGAGCACCCGGAGGGCCCGTGCGACGGTGGGGCGGGAGACGCCGAAACGCCGCACCAACTGGGCTTCGCTAGGCATGCGTCCGTCGATGCCGTAGCGGCCGGAAAGCAGCTCCTCACGCAATTGACGGGCAATGTCCGCGAAGCGGACCGCTGGGTTCGCAGAGTGATCCATGGATTAGCAAGGGTTTTACAGGCTTGCGATGTTGTAATGTCAAGAAACTGTCAGCTTCGTCAAATCCGATTTCTCCGGGTCGCGGCTCTGCCTAGTTTGGCGGCCACCCATCCGTTCGCCCTGCTGCCTGAGCCGGTCGCCCGTGAACGAAAACCCAAGCAATGAAACCTCTAGTCATCGGTCTCGGTGAAGTCCTGTGGGACGTGCTGCCGTCCGGCCCCCGCATGGGCGGGGCTCCGGCGAATTTTGCCTGCCATGCCCGCGCTCTGGGAGCGGAGGCGGCGGTGATCAGCAGTGTGGGCCGGGACGAGGATGGGGAGCGCCTCTTGGAGTTGCTTGCCGAGCTCGGCTTGTCGACGGAGGGGATCTCGACGGACGTGGAGCGAGCGACGGGGAGTGTGACGGTGGAACTGGGGACGGACGGGCAACCGTGCTATACGATCCGCGAGGGCGTGGCGTGGGACCACATCGTGGCGACCGAAGCGGCGCTAGCTCAGGCAGCGGCCGCGAGCGCGATTTGCTTCGGTTCGCTGGGCCAGCGTTCACTTGTCTCCCAGCAGTCGATCCGCCGCTTGGTGGAGGCCACGCCAGCGTCGGCGTTGCGGATCTTCGACGTGAATCTCCGCCAAGGCTTTTACTCGAGCGAGGTGATCCACGACTCGCTGGTGATGGCGAATGTCCTGAAGTTGAGTGACAGCGAGCTGCCGGTGCTGGCCGAGCTGCTGAATCTCCAAGGCAGCCTGCGCGAGCAGATCGAGACGCTGCGAAGCCACTACGATCTGAAGCTGGTGGTCTACACGCGCGGCGGGAACGGAAGTATCCTGTGGGACGGAGTGACGTGGTGCGAGCACTCCGGGCTGCCCGCGGAGGTGAAGGACACGGTGGGAGCCGGGGATTCATTTACCGCGGCGACGACGATGGGTTTCTTGTTAGGCTGGCCTCTCGGGGCGATCTCCGAGAATGCGAATGCGGTGGCCGCGCATGTGTGCTCATGCGTGGGAGCGATCCCGCCGATACCGGAAGCCCTACGGCAGCGCTTCACCAAGGATGCATTCTCCGGCAAGGCGGTTACGGAACCGGCGATGAGGCTCACCGGCTTGAGCCAGTCCCGGGCCTGAGGCCGGAGGACCCGCTCTCTCACGTGGAGCCGAGAGGGCGGAGGACCTAAGCGTGTCTGTTTTGCTCCACAAACTTCCCATCCGCGAAAAAACCGCTTCGATCTCCGTTTAACCCAGCAACCCATGAACAAGTTATTCTACTGGTCCCTCGTCTCGGCGCTCGCCGGATTCCTATTCGGCTTCGACACGGTGGTAATTTCCGGGGCGGAGCAGACGATCCAGCACCTCTGGGGGCTGAGCGGGATGGAGCACGGCTTCGCGATGGGCTCGGCGCTTTATGGAATGGTGATCGGCTCGCTGATCGGTGGCTGGCCGACGGAAAAATTCGGGCGCAAGCAGACGCTGCTGTGGATCGGTGTGCTGTATTTGATTTCAGCGGTGGGTTCGGCGCTGGCGAATGACGTGTGGGTATTCTCGATCTCGCGCTTCTTGGGCGGCGTGGGTGTGGGCGTTTCGACGGTGGCATCTCCGCTGTTCATTTCGGAGATCGCGCCGCCGGATCGTCGGGGACGCTTGGCAGGGATGTTCCAGTTCAACATCGTGTTCGGCATTGTGATCGCGTTCTTGTCGAATGCGGCCTTCGCGAAGATGGGTGGCGACAATGCCTGGCGCTGGATGCTGGGCGTGATGGCCTTCCCTTCGATCATCTACACGCTACTTTGCTTCAGTCTGCCGGAAAGCCCGCGCTGGCTGATCAGCCGGAAGAATGATCGCCGCGGTGCGGTGGAGGTGCTGAAGCAGATCTCGCCGGAGGCCTCGGAGGCCGAGATCGAGGCGACCGCGAACAGCATCGCGGAGCACTCGGCGCACGGAGTGAAGGCTTCGAGCCCGTTCTGGTCGAAGCGTCTGAGCCTGCCGATCATTCTGGCGTTCCTGATCGCGTTCTTCAACCAGCTCTCGGGGATCAATGCGGTGCTGTATTTCGCGCCGCGGATCTTCGAGATGACGGGCTTGGGCAAGCAGGCGGCGCTGCTGCAATCGATCGGCATCGGAGTGACGAACCTGATCTTCACCTTCGTGGGATTGTGGTTGATCGATCGTTTGGGTCGCCGGACTTTGCTGTATATCGGCTCGTTCGGTTATATCATCTCGCTGGGTCTGGTGGCTTGGGCTTTCCACACGCAGAATTATGCGATCGTGCCGGCATGTATCTTCGCGTTCATCGCGGCGCACGCGGTGGGTCAGGGTGCGGTGATCTGGGTGTTCATCTCGGAGATCTTTCCGAACGAGCATCGGGCGACGGGGCAGGCCTTGGGTAGCTTCACGCACTGGGTATTCGCCGCGCTGCTGACCACCTTCTTCCCGAAGATGGTGGAGGCCTTCGCGCCATCGGCGGTATTCCTGTTCTTCATGGTGATGATGGTGCTGCAGCTCATCTGGGTGAAGATGATGGTGCCGGAGACCAAGGGGGTGCCGCTGGAGGAACTGGAGGCGAAGCTGCTCGGGAAGTCCTGAGACGGTCACGGTAGCGTTCTGCACGATCCGCGATGCACGTTTGCAACGCGGATCGTTTGTTTTGCGGGCGATGGGCTCTGGTATTCGGGAGGGCCGGGGCGGAACGGCGTTTGCTGATATCTCCGTGAAAGGAGACTCAAGCGATGCCACGAGGAGACAAATCCAGCTACACGGACAAGCAGAAGCGCCAGGCCGAGCACATCGAGGAAGGCTATGAGGAGCGCGGTGTGCCGAAGAGGGAGGCGGAGGCACGGGCTTGGGCCACGGTGAACAAGATCTCCGGCGGTGGGAAGAAGTCCGGGTCCGGACGAGGCAAGACGGCCCACACGAAACACGACTAAAGGCTTATGAGTGCAATGTCATCGGGCCAGAGGAGGATCGCGCGGGAAGACTGTGTGGTGGGGGACTGGGTTCCATCCGAGTTCGTCCCGGAGTGGGCGGGCTTGGGCGGAGTGCATCTTTTCACGTCCACGGCGGTGTCGATTTCACCGGAAAGCGGACGCTTGGGAGGGACGCTGGAAGAAGTTTCCCGGAAGGCTTGGCGGTTCGAGCGGCGGGAGGATTGCTGGGTGAGGGTGAGGTAAAGAAATGCCGGCCGCTCCATGTTGAGGGCCGGCATTGCGGTTCGAAGAACTCAGGCTTTCTTCAGTCGCTTGAGGGTTGCGATGTGTTCGGTGAGCACGGGCAGCAGGCGGGTGCGGATCACGGTTTTGATCTCGTCCATGACGTCCGGGTTGCGGAGAGCCTTCTCGTATTCGTCGATGCCGTGGTTCTCGCCGCGTTCGAGGGCTTCCAAAGCAGCGGTCTCACCGAGGATCTTGGCGGTGCCTTCGACGGCTTTGGCGAACTCGCCCCAAGCGCCGGAGTCGGTGGAGGGTTCCGCACTCATTTCGAGGATGTGGTCGCGCAGGCGGGATGCGCTCGCTTCGTGGTCGAAGCGGATGTCTTCGAGAGCGGAGCGGGCGGGATCGTCGACGAACTTGGCGAGGGCTTGGGAGTAGGTTTCGATGGCGGAGAGTTCGCCGCGAAGGAGGCTATTGCAGACGTCGATGCATTCGTGGGTCGCGTTCATATGTCTGTGTTGCGTGATGGCGCCGGGATCGGCGGGAGTTCCATTTAGCAATCGGGGTGCCCCGGGGGATGTTTGGAGCCTCTAGGGGCGGGGGTGGGTGAGGCGTGCAGGCTGCGCCACGATCGCGGCAAACTGCATGGCGGGACAGGGGTAGGACGGGAAATTTCCTGAAATCCGCGGAGGGGTGTGGTAAGTGGTGGGAGTCAGGACCCTCCGACAACAACATCATCATGAAATACGTTCCGCATGTTATCGGTGCCTTGCTCGGGCTGTTCTTTATTTTCTCCGCTTCGGTGGTCCTGTTCGGGAACCCGGAGATGCCGCCGATTCCGGAGGGCACGCCGCCCTTCCATTTCATGGCCGCCTTCGGTCCCACCGGCTACATGAGCTTCGTGAAAGTGTTGGAACTTCTAAGGGGAATCCTCGTGGCGGTGCCGAAGACGCGGAACTTCGGGCTGCTGATCCTGGGACCGATCCTGGTCAATATCCTGGCCTATCATCAGTTCGTGGAGAAGGACCTGTTCTCGAAGACGCCGACCCTCGTCACAATGCTGCTGATGTCGGCGGCCGCCCTTTATCTGTTGTTCGTGGCGCGGCGCAATTTTGCCGCGCTGAAGAACTAGCCCGGGAGGGGTGGCGGGGACTTGGTATCCAATCTGCGAAGAAGGGAGAGGTAGAACCAACCCCATAAAACCATGCTCCATTGGACCCTTGTATTCCTCGTCATTGCACTCGTCGCCGCCGCCTTGGGATTCGGTAGTCTCTCGGGCGCCGCAGCGACCATCGCACAAGTGTTGTTCGTGCTGTTCCTGGTGATCTGGGTCGCAAGCCTCATCATGGGCCGCGGCCGGAGAGTCTAGAGTGGCAACAGAGACACCAATCTCCATTAGGAGAAATAAGGGCGGCGTGCGATCTTGATTGCACACCGTCCTTTGCGTTTCCGCGGGAGGGCGAACTCCATCCGATGAAAAAGACACCCGTCACCCGATTCGAGTTCTTCGGCGGCCCCGAAGACGGGCGGATATTGGATGCGGAGGCCTTGCAACTCCTCGCCGAGATATCCCCCGAGCGAGGGCCGGAGAGAATCTCGATGCTGATCGAACTGGAGCCGGGAGAATCGGAACCGGAACAAGCTTTCTGGGCAGGTTCCTATGTGGCTGGATCGGCGCGGGAAGGGACCTTGGAATACCACTGGGCAGAGCTCGATGCATGAGAGCTAGCGTGGAGTCCGTGCAGGTCGGATCGCTGCCGTGCAAGAGGCATGATCTTTTGAAACAGGTTGCCCGCGGCCCTTTCGGACCGCGGGCGCGATGCGACTTACCTGTCCGTGCAGCGTATCACGGATTACCATGAAATCGGCCTGCCGTAGCCTCCTCAAACTGCGGCATGCCACCAGTTGTCCTGCACCACGGAATAGTATGCCTCTGTTAGGCCGTAGATGCAATACGGAGACAGCTAGGGTTTCTACGGATGGAGATGTGGGAAGGCGGGCCGCGGGCACGGATTGCTCTTGCCAGCGCCCTAGCTGATCCGGTAGCTAGGGAGGTCCATGAGAAGTCCTTTTGCTGCCGTCATCCTGTCTTTGTCCCTATCCGGCCACCTGCTTCAAGCTGCGGAGCCGACGATCGAGATCCGTCTGATCGAGACCCAAGGGGCAGTTCCAAGCGAGGCCACCCTGCGGGCAATCGTGGAGAGCCCGGGGGCACAACTGATGCCCGTCATTCGGAAGGAACTACCTCAGGACGGCGTGGTGAAGGTAAGCGATACCACGCCCTTCCGTTATGCTTCGGAGTATAGCGACAAGGGAGAAGCGACCGGCTTCGAGACCAGGAATCTGGGACCCGAGGGGGAGGTGTCGCTGAAGGGAGTCGACGGGGGCTTGCTGGAGATGGGGTTCAAGCTGGGCAATGCCTGGGCCAAGGCTCCCCAGATTTACGAGGTGGACGGGGTGCAGGTGGTAATGCCGGTTTTTCAATCGGTGAGGACCGAAACAAACCTCACGATCAAGAGAGGGGAGTGGAGTTTCCTTCAGGTCCCCGACGGTGATGCCTCCGTTTGCTTCGCCGTGCGGGTAGTTGGAACGAAGGACTGAGTTTGCAATGGACGGGGCCCCGAATCCCGGACTCGCTGGTGGGGCTCCCAATTGAATGAGGATACTCGTGTTTTTCGCCAGCATGCTCAGTGCGGTGTTCCTGCTGCAGTCCGCTGCGGATGTGGGGCTTTTCGCTTACCTTCGTTGCAACGCAGGCAGTTATCAGAAGAGCAGTCTGGAGGTCGATCACCTGTTCGCGCCACGCAGGCGGACGAGCCACGTGATGGCTCAAGGTACCGTCGACGGCGAACATGTGAAGGTCGTACTGAAGTCCCTTTACTCCCGAACCCACCATCTCACTCCGCGGGAACGGGCAGCTTCCTTGAAGGCTGCCGGACGGTCGGTTCCCATCTACAAACGTAAGGATGGAGGAGGCTCCGAGTCCCTTATCCAGGGTCGCTCCTTGGACTACGTGGAGGCGGACTTTTTCGAGCACGGGAGCCGGAGGTCAGCCATCGTGTTCGGGGTGACCCTGATCCTCACTCCGCTTCTCTTTTTCCTCACCCGGCGACTGCTGCTGTCTTCCAAGACGGACCCGCGGGGCGGAGGCGCTTCGGTGCACTAGGGAAGTGGCACACCCGACTGGATTCGAACCAGTGACCGTCCGCTTAGAAGGCGGATGCTCTATCCAACTGAGCTACGGGTGCTTTGAGTTGCCGGGGAGGGTCTAGCTGCTTCGGAAGAGGAAGTCAAAATGCGATGTACGCGCGGCGCTTCCGGGAATGGGGCAGGTGGGAAGGAGCTGCCGCTTTGGACTGGCCGCTGGCGGGACGCTCTGGTCTTCTGTCACTCATGGATGGAGTGCGGGTCAACGAGGATGCCGAGCATCTGAAGGTGCTTTCGGTGTTCCACTACGTGTGTTCCGGACTTCTGGTGGTAGGCGGCTGCCTCATGGCGGCTTACTTCGCGTTCACGGGCTTCATCGTGACGGAAATGTTCAAGGCGATGCCTCCGACCGCTGGCGCTCCGCC from Luteolibacter rhizosphaerae includes the following:
- a CDS encoding PA2169 family four-helix-bundle protein; translated protein: MNATHECIDVCNSLLRGELSAIETYSQALAKFVDDPARSALEDIRFDHEASASRLRDHILEMSAEPSTDSGAWGEFAKAVEGTAKILGETAALEALERGENHGIDEYEKALRNPDVMDEIKTVIRTRLLPVLTEHIATLKRLKKA
- a CDS encoding DUF1328 domain-containing protein, with product MLHWTLVFLVIALVAAALGFGSLSGAAATIAQVLFVLFLVIWVASLIMGRGRRV